One Lucilia cuprina isolate Lc7/37 chromosome 4, ASM2204524v1, whole genome shotgun sequence DNA segment encodes these proteins:
- the LOC111680168 gene encoding soluble guanylate cyclase 89Db-like has product MYGMLYESVAYFVQKEYGQDIWKQVCQIVDCKHSTFKTHQIYPDKLMPDFAAALAAVTGETFDFFMNFFGKCFVRFFSNFGYDKMIRSTGRYFCDFLQSIDNIHLQMRFTYPKMKSPSMQLAHMDDEGAVIIYRSSRTGMSKYLIGQMTEVAKEFYKLKVKAYVIESQNDISGGTTGPIKLSDVPLTVIVKYRLDFDNREYMAKRVNVVAHPTQLKLPTVNMNVFLDLFPFTLVLDRDMCITHAGEKIFETWILHNPGKNPKDFIGSHIIDLFICRRPKDIKIEWDTIIQMRTVLFEFELLRTGRNKAAYTAAMNMDFENQDEMSYSEAQNIVESSFFKGKEDDEDADDENGIDPATGLRKISQGNKSILLKGQMFYLKDLDSLIFLCSPLIENLDELHGIGLYLNDLNPHGLSRELVMAGWQHCSKLEIMFEKEEQRSDELEKSLDLADSWKKQGDELLYSMIPRPIAERMRNGEEAHCQTFEEVSVIFVEVMNIYDGDATNIQNAMEAVTTLNKVFSAFDEEIISPFVYKVETVGMVYMAVSGAPDVNPLHAEHACDLALRLIKKVKALQIPGLSIRIGINSGPVVAGVVGLKVPRYCLFGDTVNTASRMESTSDPYKIQLSNYTAKKVRELGYKVESRGFVKVKGKGEMETYWLLAGPNE; this is encoded by the coding sequence ATGTATGGTATGTTATATGAAAGTGTAGCGTACTTTGTACAAAAAGAATATGGACAAGATATATGGAAACAAGTGTGTCAGATTGTTGACTGTAAACACAGTACCTTCAAGACACATCAAATCTATCCCGATAAGTTAATGCCCGATTTTGCTGCCGCTTTAGCAGCGGTAACgggagaaacttttgatttttttatgaatttctttGGAAAATGTTTCGTACGATTCTTCAGTAATTTCGGTTATGACAAAATGATTCGTTCAACGGGTCGATATTTTTGTGATTTCTTACAATCGATTGACAATATACATTTGCAAATGCGTTTTACATATCCAAAAATGAAATCACCTTCTATGCAATTGGCCCATATGGACGATGAGGGTGCTGTGATTATATATCGCAGCAGTCGTACGGGTATGTCGAAATATTTAATAGGACAAATGACCGAGGTGGCAAAAgagttttataaacttaaagTTAAGGCTTATGTTATAGAGTCGCAAAATGATATTTCGGGCGGAACAACAGGACCCATTAAATTATCGGATGTACCATTAACGGTTATAGTTAAATATCGTTTGGATTTCGATAATCGAGAGTATATGGCTAAACGTGTTAATGTAGTGGCCCATCCCACACAACTCAAATTGCCGACTGTtaatatgaatgtatttttggaTTTATTTCCCTTTACTTTGGTTCTAGATCGTGACATGTGTATAACACATGCAGGCGAAAAGATCTTTGAAACTTGGATTCTACATAATCCCGGCAAAAATCCCAAAGACTTTATTGGCTCCCATATTATAGATCTATTCATATGCCGAAGACCCAAAGATATTAAAATCGAATGGGATACAATTATACAAATGCGCACCGTGCTGTTTGAATTCGAATTATTGCGAACGGGTCGTAATAAAGCCGCCTATACGGCAGCCATGAATATGGACTTTGAAAATCAAGATGAAATGTCTTATTCGGAGGCCCAGAATATAGTGgaaagtagtttttttaaagGTAAAGAAGATGACGAAGACGCAGATGATGAAAATGGCATTGATCCAGCCACGGGTCTGAGGAAAATATCCCAAGGCAATAAATCTATTTTACTGAAAggacaaatgttttatttaaaagatttggATTCTTTGATCTTTCTCTGTAGTCCTCTAATAGAAAATCTAGATGAATTGCATGGCATaggtttatatttaaatgatttaaatccACATGGTTTGAGTCGCGAATTGGTAATGGCCGGTTGGCAGCACTGTTCCAAATTGGAAATAATGTTCGAAAAGGAAGAACAAAGATCTGATGAATTGGAGAAATCTTTAGATTTAGCCGATTCATGGAAGAAACAAGGTGATGAGCTACTCTATTCGATGATACCCAGACCCATAGCTGAACGTATGCGCAATGGTGAGGAAGCGCATTGTCAAACATTTGAAGAAGTTTCGGTAATATTTGTAGAAGTTATGAATATTTACGATGGTGATGCCACTAACATACAAAATGCCATGGAAGCGGTAACTACTTTGAATAAAGTCTTTTCAGCATTCGATGAAGAAATCATATCACCATTTGTCTATAAAGTAGAAACTGTGGGTATGGTTTATATGGCAGTATCGGGAGCCCCCGATGTTAATCCTTTACATGCCGAACATGCTTGTGATTTGGCTTTGCGTTTAATAAAAAAGGTTAAAGCTTTACAAATACCTGGACTATCTATACGTATAGGCATAAATTCGGGACCCGTTGTGGCAGGTGTAGTGGGCTTAAAAGTTCCACGTTATTGTCTATTTGGTGATACGGTTAATACCGCTTCACGTATGGAAAGTACTAGCGATCcgtataaaatacaattatccAATTATACGGCGAAAAAAGTACGAGAACTTGGTTACAAAGTCGAATCACGCGGTTTTGTAAAGGTCAAAGGTAAAGGTGAAATGGAAACATATTGGCTGCTAGCGGGACCAAATGAATAA